CAGCAGTAATCTGATTTTCCTGTAAGAACCCATGCGGTTTTGCGGCCCTTGAATCTTCAGGAATACCATGCAGGTATTTATTGGTCAGTAACCCTTGCGCCAATGGAGAAAATGGGATACATCCAACCCCTTGTTCACCCAGTAAATCCAGTAATCCCCCCTCTATCCATCTTTCAAACATGGAATATTTAGGCTGATGAATTAAGCAGGGTGTACCCAGTTCCTTCAAAATACGCAACGCTTCAGCCGCTTCAGGTGCAGGATAATTTGAAATCCCAACATATAAAGCCTTTCCCTGGCGCACCATTAAATCAAGTGTAGCCATAGTTTCTTCCAGCGGAGTTTCAGGATCCGGACGATGGTGATAAAAAATATCCACATACTCAAGCCCCATACGCTTTAAACTCTGATCCAGACTGGAAACTAAATACTTTTTAGAACCCCAATCCCCGTAAGGGCCATCCCACATTGTATAACCGGCTTTAGAAGAAATAATCATTTCATCCCGGTAAGCCGAAAAATCCTGCTTTAAAATGGTGCCGAAGTTTTCTTCTGCCGACCCCGGAGGCGGGCCATAATTATTTGCGAGATCAAAATGTGTAATGCCGCTATCAAAAGCGAGCTTCACAATATTTCTGGAATTTTCCAGCTGATCAACATATCCGAAATTATGCCACAATCCTAAAGAGATGGCAGGCAATTTTAAACCGCTTTTACCGCAACGGCGGTATTGCATTTGAGTGTAACGTTCTGGGCTGGCTAGATACGACATAAAAAAAAGTCAAAAAAAAGAGGGTAATCAAACCCCCTCTTCCGGTAAGGTTGTGCTACTATTTATTTAGCTGTGTTTTTTTTCTCAGTTACTTCAGTACGGATATCCTGAGCAAGAACTTTTAAATCCTGCATTGCTTTACGTACTCTTGTACCTGCGGCACTGTTACCCGCAGCATAAAATTTCTCCGCATCAACTTCAACAGAAGCAAGCAATTCTTTTAGTTTTGAAAATTTTTCCATGTTTTAATTTTTATACTGCGCCAAATATATAACTTTTGAGCAATAATCGTCTTTCCTGAGATTCATGAAAAATGACGCTGGAATTTCATATCGATCAGATTTTGTGTTTATTTTTGTTCACAGATTGACTACCCATCTTCAACAAAAAAAGGATATAAAGCTTTATGAATAAAAAGATATTAGTACTGGAGAAGAACAGAGATATTCTTGAACTGATTAATATTGTGCTCACTGACGAAGGCTATATTGTTGACCTGCTGTCTTCAGAAAAAGAGATATTTGAGCATATCAGGAATTTCCAGCCCGATATGATTCTGCTGGATGTGGTCAGCCCGACTGAAGAGGGCACGGCTTTATGCAAAACTATCAAGGCCGCTGAAGAGTCCAGCCATATCCCGGTGATCGTTTTATCGACTCACCCTAAATTAGCAGTAGTGAAAGAGATATGTGCAGATGAAGTTGTACCTAAACCTTTCGATATCTCTTTCTTACTCTCTACTATTGAGCACTATTTGATCAGTGCTTAAAGTTTGTGCTGCGTTTTAAGGTACTTCAGATATTTCTGGTCATCCTCAAAAAGATCAGCACCTTCCATTTCATAAGCAGCCAGTAAATTAGCAGTTGCATTTTTATGATCTTCAAGCTCAAAATAAGTCTCTCCTAATCTCAGCAATACAAAAGGGTTCACTTCTTCTTCACTTACATAGATATCGTGCGCTACCAGCAAATGTTCCAACGCTTCCTTATACTTGCCTGCATTAAAATAAGCATCACCACAAGAGGCCGAAACCCAGCCTGCCGCTTCCCAGTCTTCTTTAGGAGCTGGTAATACGTCCAATGCTTTCTGAAACCATTCCGCAGCTTTATCGAAATTCTCTGCATCCATTTCCAGGTTTCCCTGATCACAGTATTCTTCCATCAAATCCTGCTGCTCATCTGTCAGCTCTTCTTGCTGCGAATTATCAGCAGGAACGAAATTTTGTTTGAACTCTTCAAATTCCACATCAGAAGTTACTG
The sequence above is drawn from the Pedobacter cryoconitis genome and encodes:
- the mgrA gene encoding L-glyceraldehyde 3-phosphate reductase → MSYLASPERYTQMQYRRCGKSGLKLPAISLGLWHNFGYVDQLENSRNIVKLAFDSGITHFDLANNYGPPPGSAEENFGTILKQDFSAYRDEMIISSKAGYTMWDGPYGDWGSKKYLVSSLDQSLKRMGLEYVDIFYHHRPDPETPLEETMATLDLMVRQGKALYVGISNYPAPEAAEALRILKELGTPCLIHQPKYSMFERWIEGGLLDLLGEQGVGCIPFSPLAQGLLTNKYLHGIPEDSRAAKPHGFLQENQITAERLHQLQELNALAVKRGQSLAQMALSWILRDERITSVLVGASRPEQLADSIKCLDQLSFSEDELRAIAHVLSN
- a CDS encoding histone H1 produces the protein MEKFSKLKELLASVEVDAEKFYAAGNSAAGTRVRKAMQDLKVLAQDIRTEVTEKKNTAK
- a CDS encoding response regulator transcription factor, producing the protein MNKKILVLEKNRDILELINIVLTDEGYIVDLLSSEKEIFEHIRNFQPDMILLDVVSPTEEGTALCKTIKAAEESSHIPVIVLSTHPKLAVVKEICADEVVPKPFDISFLLSTIEHYLISA
- a CDS encoding tetratricopeptide repeat protein, which encodes MLVYSPEEEEVFFDQIDQVYTLTESQNLEEAEQLLLEINESIPHPKENCSVGGILLDSIFSFYEQTGQVEKALPHFLKETEYLQEKMKTETVKSSGHFITTGSIYYALGDLDKARVYFKIAHSLGKNSIFHDFNADFLHMAVTSDVEFEEFKQNFVPADNSQQEELTDEQQDLMEEYCDQGNLEMDAENFDKAAEWFQKALDVLPAPKEDWEAAGWVSASCGDAYFNAGKYKEALEHLLVAHDIYVSEEEVNPFVLLRLGETYFELEDHKNATANLLAAYEMEGADLFEDDQKYLKYLKTQHKL